In Cucurbita pepo subsp. pepo cultivar mu-cu-16 chromosome LG04, ASM280686v2, whole genome shotgun sequence, the following are encoded in one genomic region:
- the LOC111792418 gene encoding probable galacturonosyltransferase 3, which translates to MEVLRRRFSLNLNLLFLLCVLLVVFHIGPIGADASNASLAQNEKPLHQCVQCGNGEEQRIANRISTNEDDKDIDIIAAYSDPSGAFRLGRVKLKDLSASWVWENSVDGNHHQPLSSQTDPLVSRTENEEKVERSVDGQPPAEGEADFSRLSSMNPVKLKRRAMRMERRALRAANLIREDKEVDDQMAAAAIERSKSFDTTVKGKYSIWRRDFENPKSDSTLKLMRDQIIMAKAYANIAKSRNDTILYNTLMKHCRESQLAIGEANSDAGLHPSALDRAKTMGHALAMAKDELYDCLTMSRKLRTMLQSTEDNVNAQKKKSAFLTQLAAKTVPKSLHCLPLHLAGDYFLKGYHLNHNIDREKTENPSLYHYAIFSDNVLATSVVVNSTVLHAKEPEKHVFHIVTDKLNFAAMRMWFLVNSPSKATIQVQNIDDFKWLNSSYCSVLRQLESARLKEYYFKANHPSSLSVGMDNLKYRNPKYLSMLNHLRFYLPEVYPKLDKILFLDDDIVVQKDLTPLWSIDLKGMVNGAVETCKESFHRFDKYLNFSNPKISENFDPNACGWAFGMNIFDLKEWRKRNMTGIYHYWQDMNEDRTLWKLGSLPPGLITFYNLTYPLDRGWHVLGLGYDPALNLTEIENAAVIHYNGNYKPWLDLAVSKYKSYWSKYVMPGNPYLQLCNISE; encoded by the exons ATGGAAGTTCTTCGAAGAAGATTTTCTCTCAACTTGAATCTTCTGTTTCTCCTCTGCGTCTTATTG GTTGTATTTCACATTGGTCCCATTGGAGCGGATGCATCCAATGCTTCTCTCGC TCAGAATGAGAAGCCTTTGCATCAATGTGTCCAATGTGGAAATGGAGAG GAGCAACGAATTGCAAATAGAATCAGCACCAATGAAGATGATAAG GATATTGACATAATTGCAGCCTATAGTGATCCTTCTGGGGCTTTTCGCCTTGGAAGGGTCAAATTGAAGGATTTATCTGCCTCCTGGGTATGGGAAAATTCTGTGGATGGAAACCACCACCAGCCACTGAGTTCCCAG acAGACCCATTAGTTTCCAGGACGGAGAATGAGGAGAAGGTGGAACGCTCCGTAGATGGCCAACCTCCTGCAGAAGGTGAAGCTGATTTTTCTCGTTTATCATCGATGAATCCAGTGAAGCTAAAACGGAGG GCAATGCGAATGGAGAGGAGGGCTCTACGAGCTGCGAATTTGATTAGAGAAGATAAAGAGGTAGACGATCAGATGGCAGCTGCTGCTATCGAACGGTCTAAAAGCTTTGACACTACAGTAAAGGGAAAGTACAGCATTTGgaggagagattttgaaaaccCCAAATCTGATTCCACCTTGAAACTTATGCGCGATCAGATCATAATGGCCAAAGCATATGCAAATATAGCTAAGTCAAGGAATGATACCATACTTTACAATACTCTAATGAAACACTGTAGAGAAAGTCAACTGGCCATTGGGGAAGCAAATTCTGATGCTGGGCTTCATccaag TGCACTAGATCGAGCAAAAACCATGGGTCATGCTCTTGCGATGGCCAAAGACGAACTATATGACTGTCTGACTATGTCGAGAAAGTTGAGAACCATGCTACAGTCAACTGAGGATAATGTGAATGcccagaagaaaaagagtGCATTCTTGACTCAGCTAGCAGCCAAAACAGTCCCTAAATCCTTGCACTGTCTCCCTTTACATCTTGCAGGAGACTATTTCCTGAAGGGTTACCATCTTAATCATAATATCGACAGAGAAAAGACCGAGAATCCTTCTCTGTATCACTATGCGATTTTCTCAGACAACGTGTTAGCAACATCGGTTGTCGTCAACTCTACTGTTTTGCATGCAAAGGAACCCGAGAAACACGTCTTCCATATCGTCACAGATAAGCTGAACTTTGCTGCTATGAGAATGTGGTTTCTTGTTAATTCTCCTTCGAAAGCAACGATCCAAGTTCAAAATATCGATGATTTCAAGTGGTTGAATTCCTCTTATTGCTCTGTTCTACGACAACTTGAATCTGCAAGACTTAAAGAGTATTACTTCAAGGCAAATCATCCTTCTTCCCTCTCTGTTGGTATGGATAATCTGAAGTATAGGAACCCCAAGTATTTGTCCATGCTGAATCATCTTCGATTCTACCTCCCCGAAGTGTATCCGAAGTTGGACAAGATCCTATTTTTAGACGACGATATTGTAGTTCAAAAGGATTTAACGCCGTTGTGGTCCATCGATCTGAAAGGTATGGTGAATGGGGCAGTGGAGACCTGTAAAGAAAGCTTTCATCGGTTCGATAAATATCTCAACTTCTCAAATCCAAAGATCTCTGAGAATTTTGATCCAAATGCTTGCGGTTGGGCGTTCGGCATGAATATTTTCGACTTGAAGGAATGGAGAAAACGAAACATGACTGGAATATACCATTATTGGCAAGATATG AACGAGGACCGAACTCTGTGGAAGCTCGGGTCGCTTCCACCAGGTCTGATCACATTTTACAATCTTACGTATCCGCTAGACAGAGGATGGCACGTGCTAGGTCTCGGATACGACCCTGCGCTGAACCTCACAGAAATAGAGAATGCTGCTGTTATCCATTACAATGGAAACTACAAGCCCTGGTTAGATTTAGCTGTTTCCAAGTACAAGTCATACTGGTCTAAGTATGTGATGCCTGGCAACCCTTATCTCCAGCTTTGTAACATCAGTGAATag
- the LOC111792454 gene encoding probable serine/threonine-protein kinase PIX13, whose product MGICWGSPVGNHTPNTTGHLSSVVSQTTSSTVSNISKNSNFSVASGDEAFPNGQILPSPNLREYSLAELKAATKNFRAEAMLGEGGFGKVYKGWLEEKGHGKKGNSMVIAVKKLKSDSLQGIEEWQSEVGFLGRLSHPNLVKLLGYCWEDHELLLTYEFMQKGSLENHLFGRGSAVTPLEWDTRLKIAIGAARGLAFLHTSDKQVIYRDFKASNILLDGSYTPKLSDFGLAKLGPSESKSHLSTRVMGTNGYAAPEYISTGHLYVKSDVYGFGVVLIEMLTGLRALDENRPTGHENLVDWIKPYLSERRKLKNVMDFRLEGKYPSRSAFQVAQLALQCIEQEQKNRPAMNEVVETLERIEAMNDRPNEPRNCSPRQPLHHSSPLHVKQYGAHANQTSPRLR is encoded by the exons ATGGGGATTTGTTGGGGTTCTCCTGTTGGTAATCATACCCCTAATACCACTGGACATCTCAGTTCAG TGGTATCCCAGACAACATCATCAACTGTCAGCAACATCTCGAAGAATAGTAATTTCTCGGTAGCAAGTGGTGATGAAGCTTTTCCAAATGGCCAGATTTTGCCCTCTCCAAATTTGAGAGAGTACAGTTTAGCAGAGCTCAAAGCTGCAACCAAAAACTTCAGAGCTGAGGCAATGCTTGGTGAAGGAGGTTTTGGCAAAGTTTACAAAGGTTGGCTCGAGGAGAAGGGCCATGGAAAGAAGGGAAATTCGATGGTTATTGCGGTCAAAAAGTTGAAATCTGATAGCTTACAAGGAATTGAGGAGTGGCAG TCAGAAGTGGGCTTCTTAGGAAGACTTTCTCACCCAAATCTGGTGAAGCTGCTCGGTTACTGTTGGGAGGATCACGAGCTACTCCTCACTTATGAGTTCATGCAAAAGGGAAGTTTGGAGAACCATCTCTTTGGAA GGGGCTCAGCAGTTACACCACTAGAGTGGGATACTCGGCTTAAGATCGCCATAGGCGCTGCCCGAGGGCTGGCGTTCTTGCACACATCGGACAAGCAAGTAATTTATAGAGATTTCAAGGCTTCTAATATTCTGCTTGATGGG TCTTATACACCAAAGCTATCAGACTTTGGTTTGGCAAAATTGGGTCCTTCTGAAAGTAAATCTCATTTGTCGACTCGAGTTATGGGCACTAATGGTTATGCTGCCCCGGAGTATATATCCACAG GACATTTGTATGTCAAGAGTGACGTGTATGGTTTTGGAGTTGTACTGATCGAGATGTTAACGGGTTTACGTGCACTCGACGAAAACCGTCCAACCGGTCACGAAAACTTGGTGGATTGGATAAAGCCATACTTATCAGAGAGGAGGAAGCTGAAAAACGTGATGGACTTTCGGTTGGAAGGCAAGTATCCATCGAGATCAGCATTCCAAGTGGCTCAGCTTGCTCTACAATGTATTGAGCAAGAACAGAAGAACAGACCAGCAATGAACGAGGTTGTCGAGACACTGGAACGGATCGAAGCTATGAACGACCGACCGAATGAGCCTAGAAACTGTTCGCCCCGCCAGCCTCTTCACCATAGCTCTCCACTTCACGTGAAGCAATATGGAGCCCATGCTAATCAAACATCACCCAGGTTGAGATAG
- the LOC111792409 gene encoding uncharacterized protein LOC111792409 isoform X1 has translation MGKVVERKKRKKGRPSLLDLQKRNLKEQQEQEDEEQKQQNHNKPKRIDRSSAIPNPNYASSTPLRRSTRRNPNPDGLTPDDHDDAEYNQELARNRRERKLKLVLRLHSQKPPVNSSSLNSGGSDSNAEGDDNVASANKKRKIGSIAEGSRIQDSEKGEKSISTTNPSETLQGSHMDSGPSTLLPDKKLLLFILDRLQKKDIYGVFSEPVDPNELPDYHEIIEHPMDFGTVRGKLTSGAYTSLEQFEKDILLISSNAMQYNAPDTIYFRQARTIQELAKKNFRNLRQDSDDNVPEPKVARRGRPPTKHLKKPLGRPSLERAGSEFSPDATLATGGENANWSNDLRKGFHHFEKTSLADFSGRFSFSSNSDAAAFNLFNQSRIDRSDDITGSGLRINSVRQGKRPIVSDENRRNTYKQFQAAAALLEPSVLNTFDRERKLLMPVGLFLEHAYARSLARFAADLGSVAWRVASKKIERSLPAGSGFGPGWVVENDTTPKRVFLPQAELCQMSTLQQPLAPAQKGVRSSDNSEADTSSKTHDDEPSHAPSSDGHLSRPPTEFAATSSSPSSTQRSSEPCRGQAEAVEGLNPSSDYNVLESSIPTSRPSFQKQRQTPTIRPGMNGFNGTYAFDLSAHRGQLTGASEPAGEQPQSSRTLETTTSRTNANFIHPATDPSTTNSSSSLLGPGNEAHLQGPSPAEKTTTIHHKPESVPPDVNTRFKSPGSPSCSKVECGKPDLVLQL, from the exons ATGGGTAAGGTAgtggagaggaagaagaggaagaaagggCGGCCATCGCTGTTGGATCTTCAAAAGCGGAATCTAAAGGAGCAGCAAGAACAAGAGGATGAAGAGCAGAAGCAACAGAATCACAACAAACCCAAGCGAATCGACCGGTCCTCCGCAATTCCCAACCCTAATTACGCTTCTTCTACTCCCTTGCGGCGATCTACTCGCCGGAATCCCAACCCCGACGGACTCACTCCCGATGACCACGACGATGCCGAATACAACCAAGAATTGGCCAGGAACCGCCGCGAGAGGAAACTCAAGCTCGTTCTCAGATTGCACTCTCAGAAACCTCCCGTCAATTCGTCCTCTCTCAATTCCGGTGGTTCCGATTCTAATGCGGAGGGGGATGATAATGTTGCGTCGGCTAATAAGAAGCGGAAGATCGGTTCAATTGCGGAGGGATCTAGGATCCAAGACTCCGAGAAG GGTGAAAAGTCCATTTCTACTACAAACCCATCGGAaacccttcaag GGTCGCATATGGATTCGGGACCCTCGACGCTTTTACCTGATAAGAAGCTTTTACTCTTCATCCTCGACAGGCTTCAAAA GAAGGATATCTATGGTGTGTTTTCCGAACCAGTGGACCCCAACGAG CTTCCAGACTATCATGAAATTATAGAGCATCCGATGGATTTTGGGACTGTTCGTGGGAAGCTTACTTCTGGAGCTTATACCAGTTTGGAACAGTTTGAA AAAGACATTCTCTTAATCAGTTCAAATGCAATGCAATACAATGCCCCAGATACCATATATTTTCGGCAG GCACGTACCATACAAGAGTTAgcaaaaaagaattttaggAACCTGAGACAAGATAGTGATGATAATGTACCAGAACCTAAAGTAGCAAGAAGAGGTAGACCACCGACCAAGCATTTGAAAAAACCATTGGGTCGACCTTCCTTGGAACGTGCTGGTTCCGAGTTTTCCCCGGATGCCACTCTTGCTACTGGTGGTGAAAACGCAAATTGGTCGAACGATTTGAGGAAAGGATTTcatcattttgaaaaaactagTTTAGCTGATTTTTCTGGCAGattctccttttcttccaaTAGTGATGCTGCTGCATTTAACTTGTTTAACCAGAGCAGAATTGATAGAAGCGATGATATTACAG GTTCTGGACTGAGAATTAATTCAGTGAGACAGGGGAAAAGACCAATTGTCTCTGATGAGAATAGGCGTAACACATATAAGCAATTTCAAGCGGCAGCTGCTTTGCTAGAACCCTCTGTGTTGAATACATTTGATAGAGAGAGGAAGCTTTTAATGCCA GTCGGACTTTTCTTGGAGCATGCTTATGCACGAAGCCTCGCTCGATTCGCTGCAGATCTCGGATCTGTAGCTTGGAGAGTTGCTTCGAAGAAAATCGAAAGATCTTTACCAGCAGGTTCAGGTTTTGGTCCTGGATGGGTTGTAGAAAATGATACCACACCAAAGAGAGTGTTTCTACCTCAAGCTGAACTCTGTCAAATGTCAACATTACAGCAGCCTCTTGCTCCTGCACAAAAGGGCGTTCGATCATCCGACAACTCCGAAGCTGATACTTCATCTAAGACACACGACGACGAGCCTTCTCATGCCCCCAGTTCAGATGGCCATTTAAGTAGGCCTCCCACTGAGTTTGCTGCAACTTCATCATCACCGTCGAGTACTCAACGATCTTCTGAGCCGTGCAGGGGACAGGCTGAAGCGGTCGAAGGATTGAATCCCAGTAGTGATTATAATGTATTGGAAAGTAGTATTCCAACCTCAAGGCCTTCATTTCAGAAACAACGCCAGACTCCAACAATCCGCCCTGGTATGAATGGATTCAATGGTACTTATGCCTTTGATCTCTCTGCTCACAGGGGGCAACTAACAGGAGCATCCGAGCCTGCTGGTGAACAACCTCAGTCATCTCGAACGCTCGAGACAACGACCTCGAGGACTAATGCTAACTTCATCCATCCAGCAACGGATCCCAGTACAACAAACTCTTCCAGTTCATTGCTCGGGCCGGGGAATGAGGCTCATTTGCAGGGGCCATCACcagcagaaaaaacaacaacaatacaCCACAAACCGGAATCAGTTCCCCCGGACGTGAACACGAGATTTAAATCTCCAGGATCTCCTAGCTGTAGTAAGGTGGAGTGTGGTAAGCCTGATTTAGTATTGCAGCTATGA
- the LOC111792409 gene encoding uncharacterized protein LOC111792409 isoform X2, which yields MGKVVERKKRKKGRPSLLDLQKRNLKEQQEQEDEEQKQQNHNKPKRIDRSSAIPNPNYASSTPLRRSTRRNPNPDGLTPDDHDDAEYNQELARNRRERKLKLVLRLHSQKPPVNSSSLNSGGSDSNAEGDDNVASANKKRKIGSIAEGSRIQDSEKGEKSISTTNPSETLQGSHMDSGPSTLLPDKKLLLFILDRLQKKDIYGVFSEPVDPNELPDYHEIIEHPMDFGTVRGKLTSGAYTSLEQFEKDILLISSNAMQYNAPDTIYFRQARTIQELAKKNFRNLRQDSDDNVPEPKVARRGRPPTKHLKKPLGRPSLERAGSEFSPDATLATGGENANWSNDLRKGFHHFEKTSLADFSGRFSFSSNSDAAAFNLFNQSRIDRSDDITGSGLRINSVRQGKRPIVSDENRRNTYKQFQAAAALLEPSVLNTFDRERKLLMPVGLFLEHAYARSLARFAADLGSVAWRVASKKIERSLPAGSGFGPGWVVENDTTPKRVFLPQAELCQMSTLQQPLAPAQKGVRSSDNSEADTSSKTHDDEPSHAPSSDGHLSRPPTEFAATSSSPSSTQRSSEPCRGQAEAVEGLNPSSDYNVLESSIPTSRPSFQKQRQTPTIRPGMNGFNGTYAFDLSAHRGQLTGASEPAGEQPQSSRTLETTTSRTNANFIHPATDPSTTNSSSSLLGPGNEAHLQGPSPAEKTTTIHHKPESVPPDVNTRFKSPGSPSCSKVECGKPDLVLQL from the exons ATGGGTAAGGTAgtggagaggaagaagaggaagaaagggCGGCCATCGCTGTTGGATCTTCAAAAGCGGAATCTAAAGGAGCAGCAAGAACAAGAGGATGAAGAGCAGAAGCAACAGAATCACAACAAAC CCAAGCGAATCGACCGGTCCTCCGCAATTCCCAACCCTAATTACGCTTCTTCTACTCCCTTGCGGCGATCTACTCGCCGGAATCCCAACCCCGACGGACTCACTCCCGATGACCACGACGATGCCGAATACAACCAAGAATTGGCCAGGAACCGCCGCGAGAGGAAACTCAAGCTCGTTCTCAGATTGCACTCTCAGAAACCTCCCGTCAATTCGTCCTCTCTCAATTCCGGTGGTTCCGATTCTAATGCGGAGGGGGATGATAATGTTGCGTCGGCTAATAAGAAGCGGAAGATCGGTTCAATTGCGGAGGGATCTAGGATCCAAGACTCCGAGAAG GGTGAAAAGTCCATTTCTACTACAAACCCATCGGAaacccttcaag GGTCGCATATGGATTCGGGACCCTCGACGCTTTTACCTGATAAGAAGCTTTTACTCTTCATCCTCGACAGGCTTCAAAA GAAGGATATCTATGGTGTGTTTTCCGAACCAGTGGACCCCAACGAG CTTCCAGACTATCATGAAATTATAGAGCATCCGATGGATTTTGGGACTGTTCGTGGGAAGCTTACTTCTGGAGCTTATACCAGTTTGGAACAGTTTGAA AAAGACATTCTCTTAATCAGTTCAAATGCAATGCAATACAATGCCCCAGATACCATATATTTTCGGCAG GCACGTACCATACAAGAGTTAgcaaaaaagaattttaggAACCTGAGACAAGATAGTGATGATAATGTACCAGAACCTAAAGTAGCAAGAAGAGGTAGACCACCGACCAAGCATTTGAAAAAACCATTGGGTCGACCTTCCTTGGAACGTGCTGGTTCCGAGTTTTCCCCGGATGCCACTCTTGCTACTGGTGGTGAAAACGCAAATTGGTCGAACGATTTGAGGAAAGGATTTcatcattttgaaaaaactagTTTAGCTGATTTTTCTGGCAGattctccttttcttccaaTAGTGATGCTGCTGCATTTAACTTGTTTAACCAGAGCAGAATTGATAGAAGCGATGATATTACAG GTTCTGGACTGAGAATTAATTCAGTGAGACAGGGGAAAAGACCAATTGTCTCTGATGAGAATAGGCGTAACACATATAAGCAATTTCAAGCGGCAGCTGCTTTGCTAGAACCCTCTGTGTTGAATACATTTGATAGAGAGAGGAAGCTTTTAATGCCA GTCGGACTTTTCTTGGAGCATGCTTATGCACGAAGCCTCGCTCGATTCGCTGCAGATCTCGGATCTGTAGCTTGGAGAGTTGCTTCGAAGAAAATCGAAAGATCTTTACCAGCAGGTTCAGGTTTTGGTCCTGGATGGGTTGTAGAAAATGATACCACACCAAAGAGAGTGTTTCTACCTCAAGCTGAACTCTGTCAAATGTCAACATTACAGCAGCCTCTTGCTCCTGCACAAAAGGGCGTTCGATCATCCGACAACTCCGAAGCTGATACTTCATCTAAGACACACGACGACGAGCCTTCTCATGCCCCCAGTTCAGATGGCCATTTAAGTAGGCCTCCCACTGAGTTTGCTGCAACTTCATCATCACCGTCGAGTACTCAACGATCTTCTGAGCCGTGCAGGGGACAGGCTGAAGCGGTCGAAGGATTGAATCCCAGTAGTGATTATAATGTATTGGAAAGTAGTATTCCAACCTCAAGGCCTTCATTTCAGAAACAACGCCAGACTCCAACAATCCGCCCTGGTATGAATGGATTCAATGGTACTTATGCCTTTGATCTCTCTGCTCACAGGGGGCAACTAACAGGAGCATCCGAGCCTGCTGGTGAACAACCTCAGTCATCTCGAACGCTCGAGACAACGACCTCGAGGACTAATGCTAACTTCATCCATCCAGCAACGGATCCCAGTACAACAAACTCTTCCAGTTCATTGCTCGGGCCGGGGAATGAGGCTCATTTGCAGGGGCCATCACcagcagaaaaaacaacaacaatacaCCACAAACCGGAATCAGTTCCCCCGGACGTGAACACGAGATTTAAATCTCCAGGATCTCCTAGCTGTAGTAAGGTGGAGTGTGGTAAGCCTGATTTAGTATTGCAGCTATGA
- the LOC111792477 gene encoding protein EXORDIUM-like 5 — MSSLRPFLAFSILLILYTDIVAAASSSSSKFRSGSATVHNPKLPPPTLSASKRFEGSSNLVNLRYHMGPVLSSSPINIYLIWYGKWALPEQNLIKDFLLSFSVAAAAPSPSVAEWWRTVTLYNDQTGANVSRSIEIADEYSDRRYSLGTQLTRLSIQQVIASAVRSAPLPVDHRNGIYLILTSGDVIVQDFCRAVCGFHYFTFPSMVGYTLPYAWVGNSGQQCPEVCAYPFAIPGYMGGGGAAALSPPNGDIGVDGMISVIGHELAELSSNPLVNAWYAGEDPTAPTEIGDLCEGLYGSGGGGGYIGAVMKDGEGRSFNLNGGNGRRFLVQWLWSPVLKACAGPNALD; from the coding sequence ATGTCATCTCTCCGCCCCTTTCTTGCTTTTTCTATTCTCCTCATTCTTTACACCGATATCGTGGCGgcagcttcttcttcctcttcgaAATTTCGGTCGGGATCCGCCACTGTGCACAACCCGAAACTTCCGCCGCCCACCCTCTCCGCCTCGAAAAGATTCGAGGGCTCCTCCAATTTGGTCAATCTCCGGTACCACATGGGCCCGGTGCTCTCGTCTTCTCCGATTAACATATACCTTATTTGGTACGGCAAATGGGCTCTTCCGGAACAGAATCTCATCAAGGATTTCTTGCTCTCATTCTCCGTCGCCGCCGCTGCTCCATCTCCCTCAGTCGCAGAGTGGTGGCGAACGGTCACTCTCTACAACGACCAAACCGGCGCCAACGTGTCCCGCTCCATCGAAATCGCCGACGAATATTCCGATCGCCGATACTCCCTCGGTACCCAACTCACCCGTCTCTCAATCCAACAAGTCATCGCCTCCGCCGTCCGATCCGCACCGCTCCCGGTCGACCACCGCAACGGAATCTACCTAATCCTAACTTCCGGCGACGTGATTGTTCAAGATTTCTGCAGAGCCGTTTGTGGATTCCATTACTTCACTTTCCCATCGATGGTCGGCTACACGCTGCCGTATGCCTGGGTTGGAAACTCCGGGCAGCAGTGCCCGGAGGTCTGCGCATATCCATTCGCCATTCCAGGGTATATGGGCGGCGGAGGGGCGGCGGCGCTTTCGCCGCCGAACGGGGATATCGGAGTGGATGGGATGATAAGCGTGATCGGACATGAGTTGGCGGAGCTTTCGTCGAATCCGTTGGTGAATGCTTGGTACGCCGGCGAGGATCCGACGGCGCCGACGGAGATTGGGGATCTGTGTGAGGGGCTGTACGGaagcggcggcggaggagggtATATTGGGGCGGTGATGAAAGACGGAGAAGGGCggagttttaatttaaatggtGGAAATGGACGAAGGTTTTTGGTGCAGTGGCTATGGAGTCCGGTTTTGAAAGCCTGTGCAGGGCCGAACGCGTTGGactga